Below is a window of Dermochelys coriacea isolate rDerCor1 chromosome 25, rDerCor1.pri.v4, whole genome shotgun sequence DNA.
ggggcctatacaagaaaaagacccaaaaatcaagactgtccctataaaatcgggacatctggtcaccctatctgatCCTCTCACTGCTCCCAAGCTCCCCCAACCCCAAAGCGCTGTTCTGGTCAGTGGGCGGGATctggaggggctgtgggtcatTCTCAGCTACCTTGGATCCATTCTGGCCCCTGAATATAAGGGCAGCAAGATGTGCTGTCACTGTTGGCTGTCCCTGATGAGATGCTAATATTATTCATGGTAGCTTAGAGTACCCCCTCCGGGGTGCGTGCCTCCCCCATAGAACAGACTCACGGTGCTTCAGGGAACCTTACCGTCCCGGGAATGTTGCATTGATTGTTCGGGTTTTGTAAATACTGTGTGCTCTTCGTCAGGTCTTTCGCCAGAAGATCCTGAAGCACTTTGCAAAGCTCATTGTGCCCATTTTAcaatggggaaacggaggcacaaagTGGGGAagtgactgggagtcaggactcctgggttctgttctcagctctgagGGGGGAGTGGGGTACAGTAGGTTTGGGCAGGGGGAAAGCTGGGAGTcgggacttctgggttctagtcccagctctgggaggggaacagggtccagtgggttgtggggggagctaggagtcaggacttctgggttgctctgctggtgactcattgtgtgaccttgggcaagtcatttcccctctttatgcctcagctgccccccccatAGAATCGGGCTGCTGCGGGGATGGATCAATTGGAGGATTttgaggtgctttgagatcctctgacgGGGGGCAGCCGAGAAGGGCAAAGTGTTGTTGTTTGTTAACTCTCTGATGGTCAAAGTGGGGTGATTCCAATGGAGGGTCAATCCATGTCTTGCAGGCAAGTGCTGCGGGACCACAACTGCCTGCAGACCCTGCTGCAGCACCTCAAATCCCACAGCCTCACCATTGTCAGCAACGCCTGCGGGACCCTCTGGAACCTCTCCGCCCGGAGCCCCAGAgaccaggagctgctgtgggACCTGGGGGCGGTCAGCATGCTGCGCAACCTCATCCACTCCAAGCACAAGATGATTGCCATGGGCAGCGCCGCTGCCCTCCGGAACCTGCTCACCAATCGACCCCTCAAGTACAAGGACGCCACCGTCATCTCCCCGGGCTCCTGCATGCCCTCACTCTACATGAGGAAGCAGAAGGCGCTGGAGGCCGAGCTGGATGCTAAGCACCTGGCGGAGGCCTTCGACACCATGGAGAAGCAGAGTCTGAAGAGCCAGAGCCTCAAGAAGCCCCCAAGGCACATGGACAGCCTGGCGAAGGACTACACCTCCGACTCCGGCTGCTTCGACGATGACGAGGTGCCCACTGTCTCGGCGGGGGCGGAGACCGGGAACGCCTCCATCCTCTCCATGTTCCTCAACTCCTCCTTCCTCCAGGGCCAGGCCTTGCCCAGGGCCATCGCCCAGAGGAGGGGCCCGGAACCTGAGAAGGACGAGAGCAGCAAGCCGGCCGAGCCCAAGAAGCTGCCGGCGCCTGAGGATGAGGTGTCACTGGTGGCCGAGAAGCTGGCCAACAAGATCTCCACCACAGTGGCCAAGATTGATAAGCTGGTGGAGGATATCGCCACCCTCCACACATCCTCGGACGACAGCTTCAGCCTGAGCTCGGAGGACCACTGCCTTGACTGGCAGTACGGCTCCGATGAGGTCCACGAGGCccgggcccagtcctgctccccgTGCCGCCTCTCAGATGCCAGCAGCTTCGTGAAACGGGAGAACCTGAGCCGGGCCCACACCCTCCTGAGGCTGAAGAAGGCTTACACCAGCTTGTCCAACGACAGCCTGAACAGCGGCAGCACCAGTGACGGCTACTGCACCAAGGAACACATGAAGCCCTGCACGAGGGCCTCCTTCCTAGATTACAaggaggagctgcagagacacCAGAAGCGGCCCAGCAGGCTGGATCTGAAGAACATCCTTGTCCACAGGCCTGAGAGGATGGAGCAGCCGGGGGTCAAGGCCAAAGAATCTGGCGAACCGGAGAAACTGGAGCCGAGAGATGCGCACGACAGAGCCAAGAAAGCAGTGACgttccccagccccagtgcccctgAGAAGGAGCCTGAGTGGAAGAAGGAGCCGGGCAATGAGCTTTCTCCCGACCCTCAGGTCCACACCATCAAACTCTCCCCTTCTTACCAGCATGTCCCCCTGCTGGAAAATCTGGCCAAGAGCAGCCCGGCCCCTGGCGCTGTGGGGCTCTCGGGTGCTAGTTACCACCCAACTCTCCCAGGCCGGAAGCAAGCCTGGCTCCCCACAGGGCTTCTCCAGACGGCCGAGAACTTGAGCAGGATCCCAGAGAAGCTGGCTGCCCACACGCCGGCCCCGGTGGAGCAGGAGTCAGTCCAGAAGTACGCGGTGGAGGACACCCCCATTTGTTTCTCCCGATGCAGctccctctcttccctctcctccgcTGACAATGTGCTGGATGGGCAGAGCCACAGTGAGAATGAGGTGGACAGCGAGTCCTCCCTGGAGATCATCGAGGTGGAGGCGGGCGCCGAGACCGAAGGTGATGTGGAGCAGGCTGAGGCCTGCGATAGGAAACAGGAGAAGATGAAGGCTGCGGATATGGGCCCAGCCACGCCAGGAGGGATCTCCCAACCCATCGCCATCCCCTTCCAGAAGCGTGACAAGATTTTTCTGAGGGAATCCTCCCCGTCCCGGCATGAGGACCTGACCCCATCCAGCTCCTCCGAGAACTACATTCAGGAGACCCCTCTGGTGATGAGCCGGTGTAGCTCAGTCAGCTCCCTGGGCAGCTTTGAAAGCCCATCCATTGCCAGCTCCATCCAGAGCGACCCCTGTAGTGAGATGATCAGTGGCACCATCAGCCCGAGCGAGCTGCCGGACAGCCCCGGTCAGACCATGCCCCCAAGCCGCAGCAAGACGCCCCTGTTTGAACTGGGACCCCAGCCGGAGAAGGAGACCAGCCAGTTCAACATCCAGTGGGAAAACAACGTCAAGAAGTTCATGGAGATCACGGATTTCAAAGAGCGTTTCCAGCTGCCCCAAGACCTGGATTCCATGATCTACTTCACTGTGGAGAAACCCAATGAGAACTTCTCCTGCGCCTCCAGCCTAAGTGCCCTTCCCCTTCACGAGCACTACATCCAGAAGGACGTGGAACTAAAGCTTATGCCACCTTTCCCCGAGAGGAACAGCCTGAATTTTGTGGCACACGAGAAGCAGGAAGACAGGCGGGAAGAGAGATTTGGGGAGGGCAAGAGGAAGCTGGAGCGTTCAGAGCTCAACTCAGACGATGATATTGAGATCCTGAAGGAATGCATCAACTCGGCCATGCCTTCCCGCTTCAGGAAGGTCAAGACCTCCCTTGTCTCTGGCCTGCCCAGCCAGGTCTTGACTCCTCAGACCAAAAAGGCTCTTCACATGCCAGTCTACATGCTGGTGCCCACCCATTCGCACCGGGGCGTCCCCAAACACTTGCGACCTGCCGCCCGGGACCTCTTCAAGGATGACGACTCCTTCACCGACTCCGCAGAAGGCACCCCCATCAACTTCTCCAGTGCCGCTTCCTTGAGTGACGAGACCCTCCAGTACTCCCTGAAAGAGGAGGTTGACCACAAGCGTGGCCCTGGGAAGAGGCTGGAGAGGAAGGAAGTGTCGGGGTCACCGGTGGGGCGCAATATGGAAGCACCCCATGAGCAAGGGAGTTTGAGTCCTGCGCCAGGCAGGAAAGCAGCTTCCAACTCCTCAACGCCCACCAAGATGAGTGCAGCTTACGAGCAGAAGGGCGGGTCGAGACATGGCAGCCCTGTCCAGACAGGCAGGGGCCAAGCAGCTGAGATGAAGAGAGGGCTACCTCCCCTGAAGAATGGACCCAACCTGGAGCTGGActttggcagggagggggccctCCCGGAAGGCGTCCCCCCCAGGAAGGGTGCTCCCTGTGAGGACAGTGCCCCCGGGGGCATGGCCTTTCAATCCCTGTGCCACACCACGCCGACCGAGGAGGCCGTCTACTGCTTCTATGAGAATGACTCTGACGACCTGCTGGAGGTGCGGAGAGACTTGCCTAAGAGgaaggccagccctgcccaggcTCAGAAGAAGGAACGCTGGAGCAGCACCGCCCCTAAGAAGGAGCCGGAGAAAAgctccaggcagctgctgcaggccAAAACCAAGATGGCTGCCAAACTCCACAACAATCTCATCGTGGACGAGACGCCTCCCTGCtattccctcagctcctccatgaGCTCCCTGAGCGACATTGAGCTCTGTGACTATGAGGAGCGGACAACGCTGTACAAGGCCAACAGGCAGCTGACCCTGAGCCGGATGCAAGAAAGCGCGGCCTCCAGGGCCTTAGCCAAAGAGAGGGgcagctcccccagctccctgagcTTCACCTCGGACGACGACCTGCTGCAGAAGTGCATCGGCTCTGCCTTGCCCCGGAGGAGGCGGCACGCTGCTCGGCGCAGGAATGCCGAGCACAAGCAGAAGCTGAAAGGTGCCAACCCCAAGAGCACCACTAGCAAGGAGAAGAAGCCGGAGCCAAGGCACAATCCAGCGGACGAGATGCTGTCAGACAAAGGCTCGGACCTGGACAGTGTCGAGTGGAAGGCCATCCAGGAAGGCGCCAACTCCATCGTCACGTGGCTGCATCAGGCTGCAGCTTCCCTCTCCAGGGAGCCTTCCTCAGAGTCTGACTCCATCCTCTCCTTCGTGTCAGGGCTGTCTgttggccccaccctgcagctgtCCCTGGACAGGAAGGATAAGAAGCGGGCTAGGAGTGGGGTAGGCCGCGAGGTGGAGAAGAGAGACCATGCGATGGCCTTTCAGGAGAGCAAGAAAGTGATGGACGTTGGGGGCAGAAATGCCAGGGCCGGGAAAAATGTAAGCCAGCAGAAGCCAATGTCGAACTTGCCAGTGGTCTTCCGAGGCAGGACAGTGATCTACATGCCCAGCGCAGTGAAGGATTCCCCAAGCCCCAGGTCCACCCCACAGAAAACAGCCACAACTAAGCCCGAAGCCACCATCCAAAACCTCACCCTGAGCCAGCAGAGGTCACAGAGCCTTCACAGGCTGGGGAAGGCCTCGGAGATGGCCGACCTCACCTTGCCCAAGAGGAGCGCCACCCCTCCCGCCAGGATCACCAAGCCCCCCTCCTCGGGCTCTTCCAGgacctccaccccctcccaggccACCCAGAAGAAGTTAACGTCGCCCTCCCAGCTCAACAAGCAGCTGCCGTCTCAGGGGGTGAAGCAGGTGGGCAGGAGCTCCCCAACATGTTCCATCCCCAAAGCGCCCCCCCAGAAATCCCCAGCCACCAAGCAGCACAAGACCCAGAAATCCCCCGTCCGCATCCCCTTCATGCAGAAGCCGAACAAGAAGATGCTGCCGGCCAGGAGCTCCATGCCGGTGCTGGAGGAGCATGTGGGCAGCCCTAAGCTGAAAGGCAATGGGAAAGGCATCCTGCCGACTGCCCGGCTCAATTTGGTGCGGATGTCCTCGGCCAGGTCCAGCGGCAGCGAGTCGGACCGGTCCGGCTTCCTGAGGCAGCTCACCTTCATCAAGGAATCCTCCAGCCTCATCATGAGGCACCGCTCCGAGCTCTCTTCCTGCGAGCCCATGTCCTCGCTGTCTCAGAACGCTTCCCCCAAGAGAAGCAGGCCAGGCCTCCCAGCTGTGTTTCTGTGCTCCTCCAGGTGCGAAGAGCTCAAGGTGGCCAAGCCAGTGGTGACCGGCCAGAGGCCAGTCATCTCAAGGACCCCGGCCAACAACAAAACTTCTCCCAGTGAGAGGCCTCCTCGGAGGACCAGCTCTGAGAGCCCTTCCCGGCTGCCTGTGAAGACCAACACCCCCTTGCCTCAGCCCTTCAAGAGgtattcctcctcccccaacatcAGCATCATCAAGAGGACCAGCAGCCCGTCCTCCGTCCTGTCCTCTTGGTCCGAGTCATCAGCCAGGAGAAGGAAGAGCCAAGAGGCCTCCAAGCTGACCCCCAATCCTGAGGTGGGGAACCCGGGGCAGCAGGACAAGCAGCAGATGGCGATGATGAAGGGTACTTGGAGAAGGATCCGAGACGAAGACATCCCACACATCCTCAAAAGTACCCTGCCTTCCTCAGCCCTGCCTCTGGTCAGCACCCTGGAGGAGGAGACCCCCAATGCCCAGATCCCCATCCAGAGGAAAACCAGTGATGCTGTAGTGCAGACTGAGGACTACCCCACCACCAAGACCAACTCCAGCACCTCTCCAACGCTGGAGACCCGGGAGATGCCCAAGAGCGAGACAGAGTGCCTGACTTCGATCAAGGGCACTGTGCCCATCTCCTTCGGCCATGAAGGGCCAACTGGTTCTGTTGGGAGCTTCCCCTCCAGCAGGCACAGCTCCCCCAGTAGATCCGCCCGGGTGACTCCCTTCAACTATGTTCCCAGCCCCATGGTAGCACCAATGATCAACAACAAATCGCTTGAAAAAATGCCAGCTTAAGCCGCTATTGCAAATGCAAAGAACACCTCAACTTTGGTGATAGTATATTAAAAAACGAACAAAGCCCCAGGCACTCTCTCTACTGCACCTCCGTGAGGACAAAACTCTCGTTCATAAAGAGACAGAAGCAGCAGCGTTTTTGTTTTCTCGAGCTTAACAAACCAAGGAGGAACTTTTGCATTGATGTAACTGTTGGCCAGGAGGGTTGGGACAGTTTTGATTGAGACACACACGAAACACCTGGAGAAAAGCAAGTATTTGTTCCTTTATTCtctccgccttttcttttttgtttaatggAGCTTTGGAACCTTTACTGTCGGGTGCTGGGAAAGAACCAAGTAATCGCCCACCCCTATTCCCCTGACATCTGTGTTCTGTTGATGATGATCTGTTGATGGCTGTGCCAATGTCTTTGCTGCAATGTCTGATCACCATACACTCTAGTTTAAGGAGAGGGATTTTTATCCTTGGAGCCTAGAAGGCCACAGGTGTCCTGCATGAAGGGATGAACTTTAGCAGTGAGCCTGTGGGATGTCTTGAAGGCCTCACAGTTCACAGTTTTTGAAGAACTTTGAAGCAGCAATCAGCCAACTTCCCCCCATGACCTGCTGTCTCCTGGACAGTCCAATGCCAGGAGGGGCTGTAGACCCATTGTCTCCACGCTTTCATTGAAGCACACTTGGGATTTTCGATCGGAGGACAACCAACAGGGGTCGTTGATTCACTGGGGTCCCTCTAACTTCTCCCAGGAGGTCGAGATTTcaaagggaactgggattgctgctctttctatttaaaaaaataaacccaaccaCCAAGAATGCTTCAAGCAAAAGCCTTAATCTTAGGTCTCAGCTGCATGCTTTGTCTCACATGTCGCACTAATATCCACATATCCAAATAATCTCAGCTGATTTATAGAAACACCTTCGGAAACCCACCTATGGACCAAAGGCAGAGCGGGAGAGGGGTGTGGTGAGGGGATCTGGGGAGGATTCTACAATGGGAAACAGAGGAAGGGCAGAACTTTTCCGTTACAGAACCAGCCATTTGCGCAGCGCGAGGCCTGTAATTATGGTGACTGGTTAATCTGCTAATGACTAACTTGCCAGGATTGTGTTTGCGTTGGGTGTCACCCAGTGTCTGGGAGGTGCAGAGCAACACCTTATTATTGCCAAGGGAGGAGGGTTGTTATGGAAATGCTTCTTGCAGCACATAGGGCAACGCCAAGGAGCTGGAGAAAGGAAAggccatttttgttttttcagtgggCCAGGGGGACAGGTCTGGGTAGGGGAGGCTGATTTATGCCATTCATCCTCTTTGTAAACTCAGCCCCACTATGCAGGCTTTGCACTAACGGTGGGGCCACAGGCGACTCCTAATGAGCTTCGAGGCCCCCCTTCGGTTGTTAGTCCGGTTTGCTCTTCAGTGCCGcccaggcaaagggtgggagggagtcACAGGCTGTGGTGAGATGTGAGGAAAGGAGCGAGGTCTGCACCAGTGCCCCTTGAGCCTGGCCTCTGAGGGAGAGTCGCTCATCGGGTGACTAATTGCCATGGAGTGGgaagcatggagtgaaaattgccCCTTAAAAATATGGTCCTGATTCTTGTGGTTTGACGCCATTGTCGCACCATTGAGGTCTGTGGCATGGGAGTGACTTCCTGATTTGCAAGCGGGAaacaggagacagagagagaaagaggcgtgtttctctctccatccccatTCCTGCCCGCAAAGATACTGTGCTTTATAGGTACACTGGGACTTGGGACTCCTTGTTTGTTTCAGGGCCTTGCCCGATCAcaagcagggagcagagggggttgccTACCACATGTTTGGGCTTTGTTGTTATAGGTTTTGTCCAGCATGGTCAGATTTGGCTTTGATTAATGGTGAAAAGCTCAGAGGGAAACTGCCAACGTGGCTCCTATGATCAGGAGGGCATATTGTAGGGGTGAAGtggtatgtttaaaaaaagagggaTTCAGAGGGTTTCAATTTGGCCAGAGCCTGCTCTCCTTCAAGAGTGTTATAAATTAATCAGAATgccagatttctttttttaaatctgctgaaTAATAATTGTATGGTAGGTTCCAAAGCACTAGACGTTTGCAAGCCTCCCAGATCCTTCTGCATTAGCAATCACAAAGTGCAGGGTCTTTACGACAGAGGCAGGTGTTCTTACCAGGTCATGATGGCTCGATTCCAAGGTGGGCTATTCCATTCCGCCTCCCTAGAATTATCCAGGTGTTCCAGCTGGATGCAGGGCACAGCTTGATTTCCACAGCTGGCagcattgctgtgtgctgttgaAAGAAGCCATTATGTTCAGCCCCAGAAGTGGCTTTATTTCAATGGCAGATGAAGATACTTGCATATAAAGATGCCATTGTACGGGGTAAAATGCTGGTCTCATTGAAGCCTATGtaagttttgtcactgacttcccAGGGGCCACTATTTAGTTTGTGCTGTGCAAAATGCTTTGGGACGCTTTTGAATGAAAGATAAGGATAGCTATTTAATACCCGTAATACAGCAGTAGCCCCAGCCCCCACCCGGCACCACTGGGCCGGGTTCTGAACAAACCTAGCTGGGGAAACATGACCCCTACCCTAAGATATGCTGTAGAAACAGGAGATGATGGTCAGGAAGGGGATAGTGGGGTAGGCAAGTGCAGGTCGGAACAAGGACAGAGCAGAGCTATCGGCGCTGTTGCAGCCTTAGGGTGAAAGGCCGGCAGAGTGGCTCTAGCTTAGGACTGTGGACAGCTGGCATCAAGGATTGTTTTGCCGCAaactccctgggtgaccttggccctCGTTGAGCctcatttccccacctgtaaaatatgGACATAAcctccctgggaggcagggctatGAGGATTAAAGGTGGCAAGGTGATATGGTAATGGGGGGTCAGATACCTACCAGCTCCAATGGAGAGTGAGAGTCTCACAAGGTACTCaaacacttggggggggggcattttcaaaagtgtctaagtggCTAGGagcataagggcttgtctacacctggAGCAACTCAGGAACAGCTATTCAGGAAGACCACCACGGATGGACACTCTTATTCACTTTGGAAGTGCGGCAAGTTCAACAGCGCCACCACATTTTTAGTCTGGAATAAGAGACTGGCATTCACAAAGGGGACTTGTGCATCTAACTACCCCATTTTGGAACTGCGTGAAAGGCCCTTGGCTCCTACATTTTGAGTCCTCAAGGTGCCAAAATTGTCAGTTTTTCAACCGAAACCCCCTCCCACAACAAAATTCCAGTTTTGGATTAAAAACACCTCTCAAAACAGAAAAACGTGATGGAAACCTGACAATGCATCACCAATAAGGGCtgcaaaatattgtttctttagaattttttcatgggaaaaaatttcattttttcatgACTTTGCTTTCAGGAGCTAGGCAGAAGTCTTCTGGGCCATTCAGATGTGTCATATTTTTGAGTGACTTGAGGCCTGGCGAAAGGACAGCCCTGCAGGTGAAAGGCTCCGGTCGatcacagagcagggcagtggtTGGGCATGGACTGCTCCATGTGCCTGGAGTGGACAGGCAGCCTGGCAGATGGGCCCCATTCTGCCCTGGTGGGGGTGGTGCCATTCAGTGCCACAGATGGTTTTTATGAGGTGGAGATGGGTCCACTAAGAACTGGACTAAATCCACCATGTCACAGCGCCCCGCGCTCCCCCCAACAGCCCTTGGATGGGCTGTGTGGGGTAAGGAGGGTTCAGGAGGGCCAGCCTAGACTTCTTCTCCCCCAGCAGCTGCTTAATGCATTCTGCAGCGGGAAGTTCCCTcataaggtttttttcccccctttatcTGGGCATTTTTGAAGCAGTGCTCAAAGCAGAGGCCTGCCCTGGTGCTGTGCTCTTCATGGTGTCTGCATTCAGTGTGCAAGCAGGGGAAGTGTAGGGGTTGGGGTCCTGGTCCCCTATAGCCAGCGGTCCCAGCTTGGGTCCTGCCTGCTAGCCTTGtcagccaggccctgctctgcAAAGCTGCACAGCGAAAACCACCTCACTCAGGTTTGGGgttggctggctctggggctgctgtGGTGATTTGCACCCATGCACACTGGGTGTGAAATGCCACAAAGTTGGAACCGCAGCAGTTTCCCCCTGGGCTTTACACGGTTTTGAGCGATGACCCAGGGTGCCAAAAAGAGCCAGCTGGGGCCTGCCTCTTGCGCTGAATGAGGCCACTTGCTTTGCCCCCAGCTGCCTCACTATCTATATGTAGGCTAATgctcctgcttctctctccctggGGAGGGGTGGGTTAATTTGCACTCGAAGAGGCTTGAGTCACATGTGTTGCAACTGTTGTGTTACAAAAATGAAGcaggggcagaatggggctgctggagggggacCTTACCCTTGTGGGGCCTGTCATGCAGCTGTCAGGGGCAACCCCGAGGGGCCGTCAGTGGCGCAGGCTGGACACGGCCCTACTCGTTGCAGCTAGAAGAGTTTCTAGTTGGAGCAGCGAGGCCCTGTGCTGTCATCCACCCTAGGGACCAATTGCTGCACTGCCTAGAAGTGGGACTTTAGCTTGTGATGGGCCTTTTTCAGGTCTCTGATGGCCCCAGGGGCTCATGCTTCATCATCTCAAGTGAAgggtgctggggcaggtggttgttCCAGCCTCAGCACCCGTGTCGTGGCTTGAATTTTCCTACCCTCCgcccgcctcgcctcgcctctTCCAAACAGGTGGTGGCCCAAGGCCTCAAACAGCAGCTGCTGGACCCAGCCACCCGCCAAGGTGCTGCATCCGTAGGACCCAATGTGACCACTCCAACCCCAGCTGTGGCACTCAACAGCCTTGATCCCCTTGCACAGAGGCTGGCTCCCCAGCATTTCTAGcagcttctctcctccccccaggaaTGATTGCTGCATGGCCTTGCACAGCCCCTGCATCATGCCAGAACAGGTTGGGCTGTAACGTGGGGGCAAACCAGCCCCTCTAAGCCCCCGCTCCCATACCATCCCGCTGTGTAGGATACACACCACCTTGCTCTCTGGGACATCGCCACTCACACAACCCCAGTGGGGTatgaggtgggggcgggggcaaaCTCAGCACCCAGGGAGGCAGCTCCATCTGAAGGTTCAGCCTTGGCACGGTGgcaaattcccagccagctcaggggctgcagtGCTGGGGTTAAACAAGCAAAGGTCTTGTCTCTCCTCCCCCAGGGAAAGAAAGAGTCTGAAACTTCCCCCTCAGGAGCAACACACACCATCCAGTCTGAATGCTGTAATTAATTCAGGGTACAACCCACCTGTAGTAACAGGAGAAGCCTGCATTACCTCACCATTTTTGCAGTAACTGTTTGTTTAACTTTAAaacacaacccccccaccccagctgtgctTTCTGTTAGCCTAGCATCCCCTAACTGTTACCCTCAGCTTCCATCCTCTTCTGTCAAGCAATGCGCTGGGTGTTGAGCTGTCTTGTTTTTTGCTACtggtttcttcccccaccccctacctgCTGTATGTACGTATTAAGGATGTTATTTTACTGGGGCACTGGACAGTATTAAAATTAAAGCTGTGTAAATAGGAAGCAGGTCTCTTTATTTTTCCACCCTGCTAAAAAGGACTGCATGGCCAGTTGGAAGTGGTGGCCAggggtggaagggggaggagagagccagCAGGGGATAGGGAGGGGTTTTCATTTAATAAACAGAGCTGGTTGGTTCCCCTGCTGGCTTGAGGAGTTGGTGATTCAAAGGCACAGTGGCCTGCTCACCAGGGAAAGGGTGGACTTAGGGTTAAGGCACTGGCTtgaagatctgggtttaatttCCAACTTTAACACATACACCCCCTCCCACcgctttctatgcctcagtttccccagccataaaacagggataatactaACCTCTCACACCATGGCTGTggtcaggtgctcagatactctggccAGAGAGACCAGGCACGG
It encodes the following:
- the APC2 gene encoding adenomatous polyposis coli protein 2 isoform X2; protein product: MGLLWFLSFLHSTFFGDEVLEELKMSGSIASYDQLVRQVEALKKENTHLRRELEDNSSHLSKLENETSDMKEVLKHLQGKLEQEARVMVSSGQTEVLDQLKALQMDITSLYNLKFQPPALAPELACPEGSPLHSAVSQKKDSMGELSRATIRLLEELDRERCFLLSEIEKEEKEKLWYYTQLQSLSTRLDELPHVETMDLIRQQLEFEAQHIRSLMEERFGTTDEMVQRAQIRASRLEQIDKELMEAQDQVQMSEPQLCGKLSGMEGDGSLDIPTHPEEGGSHLSNNKVEVVFWLLSMLATRDKDDMSRTLLAMSSSQESCLAMRKSGCLPLLIQILHDTDRAPGGPQSPGSGKDSRMRANAALHNIIFSQPDEGQAKKEMRVLHVLEQIRSYSETCWDWLQMQSKDGGKGAEGSAVPVPIEPQICQATCAIMKLSFDEEYRRAMNELGGLQAVAELLQVDYEMHKMTSDPLNLALRRYAGMALTNLTFGDVVNKATLSSRRGCMQAIVAQLASESEELHQVVSSILRNLSWRADINSKKILREVGSVTGLMQCALRATKESTLKSVLSALWNLSAHSTENKVAICLVQGALGFLVSTLTYKCQSNSLAIIESGGGILRNVSSLIATREDYRQVLRDHNCLQTLLQHLKSHSLTIVSNACGTLWNLSARSPRDQELLWDLGAVSMLRNLIHSKHKMIAMGSAAALRNLLTNRPLKYKDATVISPGSCMPSLYMRKQKALEAELDAKHLAEAFDTMEKQSLKSQSLKKPPRHMDSLAKDYTSDSGCFDDDEVPTVSAGAETGNASILSMFLNSSFLQGQALPRAIAQRRGPEPEKDESSKPAEPKKLPAPEDEVSLVAEKLANKISTTVAKIDKLVEDIATLHTSSDDSFSLSSEDHCLDWQYGSDEVHEARAQSCSPCRLSDASSFVKRENLSRAHTLLRLKKAYTSLSNDSLNSGSTSDGYCTKEHMKPCTRASFLDYKEELQRHQKRPSRLDLKNILVHRPERMEQPGVKAKESGEPEKLEPRDAHDRAKKAVTFPSPSAPEKEPEWKKEPGNELSPDPQVHTIKLSPSYQHVPLLENLAKSSPAPGAVGLSGASYHPTLPGRKQAWLPTGLLQTAENLSRIPEKLAAHTPAPVEQESVQKYAVEDTPICFSRCSSLSSLSSADNVLDGQSHSENEVDSESSLEIIEVEAGAETEGDVEQAEACDRKQEKMKAADMGPATPGGISQPIAIPFQKRDKIFLRESSPSRHEDLTPSSSSENYIQETPLVMSRCSSVSSLGSFESPSIASSIQSDPCSEMISGTISPSELPDSPGQTMPPSRSKTPLFELGPQPEKETSQFNIQWENNVKKFMEITDFKERFQLPQDLDSMIYFTVEKPNENFSCASSLSALPLHEHYIQKDVELKLMPPFPERNSLNFVAHEKQEDRREERFGEGKRKLERSELNSDDDIEILKECINSAMPSRFRKVKTSLVSGLPSQVLTPQTKKALHMPVYMLVPTHSHRGVPKHLRPAARDLFKDDDSFTDSAEGTPINFSSAASLSDETLQYSLKEEVDHKRGPGKRLERKEVSGSPVGRNMEAPHEQGSLSPAPGRKAASNSSTPTKMSAAYEQKGGSRHGSPVQTGRGQAAEMKRGLPPLKNGPNLELDFGREGALPEGVPPRKGAPCEDSAPGGMAFQSLCHTTPTEEAVYCFYENDSDDLLEVRRDLPKRKASPAQAQKKERWSSTAPKKEPEKSSRQLLQAKTKMAAKLHNNLIVDETPPCYSLSSSMSSLSDIELCDYEERTTLYKANRQLTLSRMQESAASRALAKERGSSPSSLSFTSDDDLLQKCIGSALPRRRRHAARRRNAEHKQKLKGANPKSTTSKEKKPEPRHNPADEMLSDKGSDLDSVEWKAIQEGANSIVTWLHQAAASLSREPSSESDSILSFVSGLSVGPTLQLSLDRKDKKRARSGVGREVEKRDHAMAFQESKKVMDVGGRNARAGKNVSQQKPMSNLPVVFRGRTVIYMPSAVKDSPSPRSTPQKTATTKPEATIQNLTLSQQRSQSLHRLGKASEMADLTLPKRSATPPARITKPPSSGSSRTSTPSQATQKKLTSPSQLNKQLPSQGVKQVGRSSPTCSIPKAPPQKSPATKQHKTQKSPVRIPFMQKPNKKMLPARSSMPVLEEHVGSPKLKGNGKGILPTARLNLVRMSSARSSGSESDRSGFLRQLTFIKESSSLIMRHRSELSSCEPMSSLSQNASPKRSRPGLPAVFLCSSRCEELKVAKPVVTGQRPVISRTPANNKTSPSERPPRRTSSESPSRLPVKTNTPLPQPFKRYSSSPNISIIKRTSSPSSVLSSWSESSARRRKSQEASKLTPNPEVGNPGQQDKQQMAMMKGTWRRIRDEDIPHILKSTLPSSALPLVSTLEEETPNAQIPIQRKTSDAVVQTEDYPTTKTNSSTSPTLETREMPKSETECLTSIKGTVPISFGHEGPTGSVGSFPSSRHSSPSRSARVTPFNYVPSPMVAPMINNKSLEKMPA